The Fundulus heteroclitus isolate FHET01 unplaced genomic scaffold, MU-UCD_Fhet_4.1 scaffold_56, whole genome shotgun sequence genome has a segment encoding these proteins:
- the LOC118561106 gene encoding uncharacterized protein LOC118561106 isoform X2: MKADEGASFLDSSSSWETSSMMEAAVFSPPEVFSLSCVEELNFQRPALTSTPLCSLKHSEVGHQDACCAHCSLSSRTPANIQQKIRALLALAPQTPTPLKISGCQEEGAACSRRTTLTGGERRRHPDSQESSSGSEVQGESLLSSILKDEQLEVWWDQQQGPTQESPEGTTYRTNPFEVSSELQVVMFGKTEDQASLTQQARLYVEP; the protein is encoded by the exons ATGAAAGCCGATGAAGGAGCCTCCTTCCTGGACTCGTCCTCCTCCTGGGAGACGAGCAGCATGATGGAAGCGGCGGTCTTCTCCCCACCTGAA GTGTTCAGTCTGAGCTGCGTCGAGGAGCTGAACTTCCAGCGGCCGGCTCTCACCTCCACCCCCCTCTGCTCCCTGAAGCACAGCGAGGTCGGCCATCAGGACGCCTGCTGCGCCCACTGCAGCCTCAGCTCCAG GACTCCGGCAAACATCCAGCAGAAGATCAGAGCCCTGTTGGCTCTGGCTCCTCAGACGCCGACGCCGCTGAAGATCTCCGGCTGCCAGGAGGAG GGGGCAGCGTGCTCCAGGAGGACCACCCTGACCGGTGGAGAGAGGAGAAGACATCCCGACAGCCAGGAGTCCAGCAGCGGCTCCGAG GTACAGGGCGAGAGCCTCCTGAGCTCCATCCTAAAAG ACGAACAGCTGGAAGTGTGGTGGGACCAGCAGCAGGGGCCAACCCAGGAGTCTCCTGAGGGTACGACTTACAGGACCAACCCGTTTGAG GTGAGCAGCGAGCTGCAGGTGGTGATGTTTGGGAAAACTGAGGATCAGGCAAGTCTGACGCAACAGGCCCGGCTCTACGTGGAGCCCTAA
- the LOC118561106 gene encoding uncharacterized protein LOC118561106 isoform X1 — MKADEGASFLDSSSSWETSSMMEAAVFSPPEVFSLSCVEELNFQRPALTSTPLCSLKHSEVGHQDACCAHCSLSSRTPANIQQKIRALLALAPQTPTPLKISGCQEEGAACSRRTTLTGGERRRHPDSQESSSGSEVQGESLLSSILKGQSGSTSQVQCQQKVQQPASSEGPARCGFVPACDEFECFPIDEQLEVWWDQQQGPTQESPEGTTYRTNPFEVSSELQVVMFGKTEDQASLTQQARLYVEP; from the exons ATGAAAGCCGATGAAGGAGCCTCCTTCCTGGACTCGTCCTCCTCCTGGGAGACGAGCAGCATGATGGAAGCGGCGGTCTTCTCCCCACCTGAA GTGTTCAGTCTGAGCTGCGTCGAGGAGCTGAACTTCCAGCGGCCGGCTCTCACCTCCACCCCCCTCTGCTCCCTGAAGCACAGCGAGGTCGGCCATCAGGACGCCTGCTGCGCCCACTGCAGCCTCAGCTCCAG GACTCCGGCAAACATCCAGCAGAAGATCAGAGCCCTGTTGGCTCTGGCTCCTCAGACGCCGACGCCGCTGAAGATCTCCGGCTGCCAGGAGGAG GGGGCAGCGTGCTCCAGGAGGACCACCCTGACCGGTGGAGAGAGGAGAAGACATCCCGACAGCCAGGAGTCCAGCAGCGGCTCCGAG GTACAGGGCGAGAGCCTCCTGAGCTCCATCCTAAAAGGTCAGAGTGGGTCCACCTCACAGGTCCAATGTCAGCAGAAGGTCCAGCAGCCAGCCAGTTCAGAAGGTCCTGCTCGGTGTGGGTTTGTCCCAGCCTGTGACGAGTTTGAATGCTTCCCAATAGACGAACAGCTGGAAGTGTGGTGGGACCAGCAGCAGGGGCCAACCCAGGAGTCTCCTGAGGGTACGACTTACAGGACCAACCCGTTTGAG GTGAGCAGCGAGCTGCAGGTGGTGATGTTTGGGAAAACTGAGGATCAGGCAAGTCTGACGCAACAGGCCCGGCTCTACGTGGAGCCCTAA
- the LOC118561107 gene encoding jouberin-like, producing the protein MTDEVLVQVQLCAGLSGGGGGGLACRYLSAGPDGGSRIMQQIYTHRDEQLEVFTTVFSPQVCRTRWRHAEAEKQVVVVTSQYRSRRPKELDLEQGELIQVLFKEDGFWWFGRLANGSEGYFPSACVELLQDSEASRATPTLLRRGSVPAMAQTRGAPCGCTSGHSTPRLLRKNSVQRPSESRASGSSQAPLRPPSLFCRVLTKSRRKSCPLLPQPHLDTSSENTAFQPD; encoded by the exons ATGACGGATGAAGTTCTGGTCCAGGTCCAGTTGTGTGCCGGGctcagtgggggggggggggggggattagcCTGCAGGTATTTAAGCGCTGGCCCAGACGGAGGGAGTCGCATCATGCAGCAGATCTACACACACCGGGACGAGCAGCTGGAGGTTTTCACCACCGTCTTCTCTCCGCAGG TGTGCAGGACAAGATGGAGACATGCGGAGGCAGAGAAG CAGGTGGTGGTGGTGACCAGCCAGTACCGGTCTCGCCGACCCAAGGAGCTGGACCTGGAACAGGGAGAGCTGATCCAGGTTCTGTTTAAGGAGGACGGGTTCTGGTGGTTCGGGCGACTGGCGAATGGAAGCGAGGGTTACTTCCCATCGGCCTGTGTAGAGCTGCTGCAG GACAGCGAGGCGTCCAGGGCCACGCCCACACTGCTGAGGAGGGGCTCTGTGCCGGCCATGGCTCAGACTCGAGGCGCCCCCTGTGGCTGCACCAG CGGTCACAGCACCCCAAGACTGCTGAGGAAGAACAGCGTCCAGCGGCCCTCAGAATCCAGGGCGTCTGGGTCGTCACAAGCTCCTCTGCGCCCCCCCAGCCTCTTCTGCAGAGTGCTGACAAAGTCCAGGAGGAAGAGCTGCCCCCTCCTGCCCCAGCCCCACCTGGACACTAGCTCCGAAAACACCGCCTTCCAGCCGGATTAG
- the adhfe1 gene encoding hydroxyacid-oxoacid transhydrogenase, mitochondrial, with protein sequence MAGRDRIVYLFRQLERAACRCPAHSSALHQGTGAASGTGRKTDYAFEMASSNIRYGAGVSREIGMDLQNLGARNVCLMTDQNLCRLPPMTAVLESLGKNGVAFKVFDNVRVEPTDSSFKEAISFAKKDSFDVFVAVGGGSVIDTCKAANLYSCHPEADFLDFVNAPIGKGRPVTNALKPLIAVPTTAGTGSETTGVAIFDYEPLKAKTGIASRAIRPTLGIVDPLHTLSMPERVAANSGFDVLCHALESYTALPYSQRAPCPTNPIYRPAYQGSNPISDVWSRHALNVVAKYMKRAVRDPEDLEARSSMHLASVFAGIGFGNAGVHLCHGMSYPIAGNVKTHAARGYCVEHPLVPHGLSVVLTSPAVFSFTAPMCPERHLEAAEILGADVRQVKREDAGAVLADTLRQFLFDLQVEDGLAAVGYSRDDIPALVEGTLPQERVTKLSPRAHSEEDLSRLFESSMKLY encoded by the exons GTGCAGATGCCCCGCCCACTCCAGCGCCTTGCATCAAG GGACCGGAGCGGCCAGCGGCACCGGCAGGAAGACGGACTATGCCTTCGAG ATGGCCAGCTCCAACATCCGATACGGCGCCGGAGTCAGCAGAGAAATCGGCATG GATCTGCAGAACCTCGGGGCCAGGAACGTCTGCCTGATGACGGACCAGAACCTCTGCCGCCTCCCTCCCATGACGGCCGTCCTGGAGTCTCTGGGGAAGAACGGCGTCGCCTTCAAGGTCTTCGACAACGTGCGGGTGGAGCCGACGGACTCCAG CTTTAAGGAAGCCATCTCATTTGCTAAGAAGGACTCGTTCGACGTGTTCGTGGCGGTGGGCGGCGGCTCGGTCATCGACACCTGTAAGGCCGCCAACCTGTACTCCTGCCACCCTGAGGCCGACTTCCTGGACTTCGTCAACGCTCCGATTGGCAAAGGCCGCCCGGTGACCAACGCGCTGAAGCCGCTCATCGCAG TTCCAACCACCGCGGGCACCGGCAGCGAGACCACCGGCGTCGCCATCTTTGACTACGAGCCTCTGAAGGCGAAGACAG GCATCGCCAGCAGAGCCATCAGACCCACGCTCGGCATCGTGGACCCCCTGCACACCCTCAGCATGCCTGAACGGGTCGCCGCCAACAGTGGATTCGATGTCCTGTG CCACGCCCTGGAGTCCTACACCGCCCTGCCCTACAGCCAGAGGGCGCCCTGTCCCACCAACCCCATCTACCGCCCCGCCTACCAGGGCAGCAACCCCATCAGCGACGTCTGGTCGCGCCACGCCCTCAACGTAGTGGCCAAGTACATGAAGCG GGCCGTGCGGGACCCGGAGGACCTGGAGGCCCGGTCCAGCATGCACCTGGCCAGTGTGTTCGCTGGGATCGGCTTTGGCAACGCTGGAGTGCACCTGTG CCATGGGATGTCCTATCCAATCGCAGGAAACGTGAAAACGCACGCAGCGAGGGGCTACTGCGTGGAGCACCCCCTGGTG CCTCACGGCCTCTCCGTCGTCCTCACGTCTCCGGCGGTCTTCAGCTTCACTGCACCAATGTGCCCGGAGCGCCACCTGGAGGCTGCGGAGATTCTGG GTGCAGACGTGCGGCAGGTGAAGCGGGAGGATGCCGGAGCGGTTCTGGCTGACACGCTGCGTCAGTTCCTGTTCGACCTGCAGGTGGAGGACGGACTCGCCGCCGTCGGCTACAGCAGAGACGACATCCCGGCTCTGGTGGAGGGAACGCTCCCTCAG GAGCGCGTCACCAAGCTGTCGCCGCGGGCGCACAGCGAGGAGGACCTGAGCCGGCTCTTTGAGTCCTCCATGAAGCTGTACTGA